A region from the ANME-2 cluster archaeon genome encodes:
- a CDS encoding DEAD/DEAH box helicase has protein sequence MIALHGTWKPSETIDDQGDFFIWGESSTASTIKRRGRPPKLSAGKPRPHPFQVAHEDLKMVIELLEVINGNITSTKTHKDDVLLSLPTLSRSPQASPDLLKDNGNESPEEPVGLIPWKIEGLSIPPENAISLLSSLSGAWIEHDSTVIGTDLRFWSNVSKFSLELLSKQHFVPGIVVSENGEVFPRWQYMLNDDDDRMHFSMLTKSMPPVCRALLQNKVPNFQKAFLSDFLNSAINDCIQNWMSISEIRSKKPGISEVWLQSLTTGEPLQVNRSMLKNLSKGLQLWEAPIHEIEKSGFRTSFRLEPPVEEESDFWNLRYFLQASDDPSLLVPAGNVWRESKDTLNFLNRKFDHPQEKLLADLGKASRLYPRIEDSLHSPRPTAAQLTTQQAYTFLKEAVPLFTESGFGVLIPPWWKKGASDSKLGVSLNVKPKQDPKNSKKLFGFNSIIQYDWKLALGGEPVSEEEFANLVNLKEPLVRIRGEWVEVKKEDIAAAIKFFKSKKSGEMKLDEALRLSAGLGESEIGLPVGGFNASGVLSELFERLSGRTGIDELTQPGDFVGELRPYQVRGFSWLTFLRQYGLGACLADDMGLGKTIQLLALLIKDKEEGVKKPTLLICPTSVVGNWYREAQKFAPSLRVMIHHGTARIRTNKFYSEAVKFDMVISTYALAHRDEEMFKKVDWSGVVLDEAQNIKNQFTKQSQAVRKIKSDYRVALTGTPVENRLSELWSIMEFLNPGYLGSAEGFRRGFALPIERYNDKDAGMKLRSIVSPFILRRLKTDPTIITDLPDKIETKVYCNLTKEQATLYEAVVKDVLMRIESSEGIERKGIILSALTRLKQVCNHPAQFLDDGSALPGRSGKLNRIAEMMEEVIAEDAAALVFTQFAVMGNMLKTHLQHVFGQEVLFLHGGVSQKQRDRIVMRFSEKGGPRIFILSLKAGGVGLNLTRASHVFHFDRWWNPAVENQATDRAFRIGQTKNVQVHKFVCEGTLEERIDEMIEDKKALAENVIGAGEGWLTEMSTEQLKDLFALRQATVIDE, from the coding sequence ATGATAGCTCTACACGGAACCTGGAAACCATCAGAAACAATAGACGATCAGGGAGATTTCTTCATATGGGGTGAGTCGTCTACAGCTTCCACTATCAAACGCCGGGGCCGCCCTCCAAAATTATCTGCCGGCAAACCCCGCCCCCATCCATTTCAGGTTGCACATGAAGACCTGAAAATGGTGATAGAACTCCTGGAAGTTATCAATGGCAACATTACCAGTACCAAGACCCACAAGGATGATGTGCTTTTATCTCTTCCTACATTATCCAGGTCGCCCCAGGCTTCACCCGATCTACTAAAAGATAATGGCAATGAGAGCCCTGAAGAGCCAGTGGGTTTAATACCATGGAAAATCGAAGGTTTAAGCATCCCACCCGAAAACGCAATATCACTACTTAGCTCACTATCGGGAGCATGGATAGAACATGACAGCACAGTCATAGGAACCGATCTGAGGTTCTGGAGTAACGTTTCAAAATTTTCACTGGAACTGCTGTCAAAACAACATTTTGTTCCCGGTATAGTCGTTTCTGAGAACGGTGAGGTATTTCCCAGATGGCAGTACATGCTGAATGATGACGACGACAGAATGCACTTTTCAATGCTTACAAAGTCAATGCCACCTGTGTGCAGGGCACTCCTCCAGAATAAGGTTCCAAATTTCCAGAAAGCATTCCTATCGGATTTCCTCAATAGTGCCATTAACGACTGTATCCAAAACTGGATGTCGATCTCAGAGATCAGATCAAAAAAACCAGGCATCTCTGAAGTATGGTTACAATCCCTTACAACCGGAGAACCGTTACAAGTCAATAGATCAATGCTTAAAAACCTTTCAAAGGGATTACAATTGTGGGAAGCCCCGATACACGAAATTGAAAAATCAGGATTTCGCACATCCTTTCGTCTTGAGCCCCCAGTTGAAGAAGAGTCGGATTTCTGGAACCTACGGTATTTTCTCCAGGCTTCGGATGACCCCAGCCTGCTTGTACCTGCCGGGAACGTCTGGAGAGAGTCAAAAGATACACTTAATTTCCTAAACCGCAAATTCGACCATCCCCAGGAAAAACTTCTTGCCGATCTAGGGAAGGCCTCCCGCCTGTACCCCCGGATAGAGGACAGTCTCCATTCTCCAAGACCCACTGCAGCCCAGCTCACCACGCAGCAGGCATATACCTTTTTAAAAGAGGCTGTACCTTTATTTACAGAGAGCGGATTCGGGGTCCTTATCCCTCCATGGTGGAAAAAAGGGGCATCAGATTCGAAGCTTGGCGTATCATTAAATGTTAAGCCAAAGCAAGATCCTAAAAACAGCAAGAAATTGTTCGGTTTTAACTCGATCATCCAGTATGACTGGAAGCTTGCTCTTGGCGGTGAGCCTGTAAGTGAAGAGGAATTTGCAAATCTTGTAAATCTCAAAGAGCCGCTTGTGCGTATCAGGGGAGAATGGGTAGAGGTCAAAAAAGAAGATATCGCAGCTGCCATTAAGTTCTTCAAATCAAAAAAATCAGGTGAAATGAAACTGGATGAAGCCCTAAGACTGAGCGCAGGACTGGGAGAATCAGAAATTGGCCTTCCGGTTGGTGGATTTAATGCATCAGGTGTGTTATCAGAGCTGTTCGAGCGTTTATCAGGCAGAACAGGAATAGATGAGCTGACACAGCCTGGTGATTTTGTAGGTGAACTTCGCCCTTATCAGGTCAGGGGCTTCTCATGGCTTACGTTTTTGCGGCAGTACGGGCTTGGAGCATGTCTTGCTGATGATATGGGTCTTGGCAAGACCATACAGCTTCTTGCCCTGCTTATAAAGGATAAAGAGGAAGGTGTTAAAAAACCCACTCTTTTGATCTGTCCTACCTCCGTTGTCGGGAACTGGTATCGGGAAGCGCAAAAGTTTGCGCCGTCCCTCAGGGTTATGATACATCACGGCACAGCCCGGATCAGGACAAATAAATTCTATTCTGAAGCTGTCAAGTTTGACATGGTGATCAGTACCTATGCCCTTGCCCACAGGGATGAGGAGATGTTCAAAAAGGTGGATTGGAGCGGGGTTGTGCTGGATGAAGCGCAAAACATCAAGAACCAGTTCACAAAGCAATCCCAGGCTGTGCGCAAGATCAAATCAGACTACCGCGTGGCTCTTACAGGCACACCTGTTGAGAACCGTTTATCAGAGCTCTGGTCTATTATGGAGTTTTTAAATCCGGGCTACCTTGGCTCGGCAGAAGGCTTTAGGAGGGGTTTTGCACTGCCCATTGAACGGTATAATGATAAAGATGCAGGCATGAAACTTCGAAGTATCGTTTCGCCATTTATCCTGCGCCGCCTCAAGACCGACCCGACCATCATAACAGACCTTCCTGATAAGATCGAGACTAAAGTCTACTGCAACCTTACAAAAGAGCAGGCTACACTCTATGAGGCTGTTGTTAAAGATGTCCTTATGAGGATCGAGAGCTCAGAAGGAATTGAAAGAAAGGGAATTATATTATCGGCACTTACAAGGCTAAAACAGGTATGCAATCACCCGGCGCAGTTCCTGGATGACGGTTCGGCACTGCCGGGGCGCTCAGGCAAGTTGAACCGGATTGCTGAGATGATGGAAGAGGTGATTGCCGAAGATGCTGCTGCCCTGGTCTTTACCCAGTTCGCAGTGATGGGCAATATGCTTAAAACGCATCTCCAGCATGTCTTTGGCCAGGAGGTGCTCTTTTTACATGGCGGAGTATCCCAGAAACAGAGGGACCGGATAGTTATGAGATTTTCTGAAAAGGGCGGACCACGGATATTCATACTTTCGCTTAAAGCAGGCGGGGTGGGCCTCAACCTTACCCGTGCCAGTCATGTGTTCCACTTTGACCGCTGGTGGAACCCTGCTGTTGAGAACCAGGCGACAGACCGGGCATTCAGGATCGGGCAGACCAAGAACGTACAGGTTCACAAGTTTGTCTGCGAAGGGACCCTTGAAGAAAGGATAGATGAGATGATCGAGGATAAGAAAGCACTTGCAGAGAACGTCATAGGTGCGGGAGAAGGGTGGCTGACAGAGATGTCAACCGAGCAGTTGAAGGATCTATTTGCATTGAGGCAAGCGACGGTAATAGATGAATAA